The proteins below come from a single Parageobacillus toebii NBRC 107807 genomic window:
- a CDS encoding ABC transporter substrate-binding protein, which produces MKAKKVFLAALSLFLLLSVALFGCSSSNSSNDSGNKSSDDQVTIDIFQFKVEFKDQFEKLAKQYEKEHPGVKINITTVGGGEDYGAALKSKFASGDEPAIFNVGGPQDVEDWLDKLADLSDTKAASLALEGTLDGVKKGDQILGLPYNQEGYGLIYNKEIFKKAGIDPKNIKSFSDLENAVKKLDKEKKSLGIDAVFAFPAKETWVTGLHLSNVFLAPEFDSNVVNAFNAKTVEFKYGDAMKKLIDLQNKYSVQPTVSLDYSQQVEELFSTGRVAIIQQGNWVYNSIADIDPELAEKNIGILPIPIEGYKEDVIPVGVPMYWAVNKNKDEKVVKESKKFLDWLYTSDEGKEIVLNEFKFIPAYDGYDSSEISDPLSKEIYDYAQQGKTIGWVFMGYPTGWGMDKLGVNIQKYVSGKMKWDELIANSKKEWEEARNK; this is translated from the coding sequence ATGAAAGCAAAAAAGGTCTTTTTAGCTGCTCTTTCATTATTTTTGTTGTTAAGTGTAGCGTTATTTGGATGTTCTTCATCTAATTCATCTAATGATTCTGGGAACAAAAGCTCAGATGATCAAGTGACAATTGACATTTTCCAATTTAAAGTGGAATTTAAAGATCAATTTGAAAAATTAGCAAAACAATATGAAAAAGAGCATCCGGGTGTCAAAATTAATATTACGACAGTCGGTGGCGGTGAAGACTACGGTGCTGCACTTAAATCAAAATTTGCTTCAGGAGATGAACCGGCGATTTTTAACGTTGGTGGTCCGCAAGATGTGGAAGATTGGTTAGATAAATTGGCTGATTTGTCAGATACAAAAGCTGCATCCCTAGCTCTTGAAGGAACGCTTGATGGGGTTAAGAAAGGCGATCAAATTTTAGGACTTCCATATAACCAAGAAGGATATGGACTAATTTATAATAAAGAAATATTTAAAAAAGCGGGTATTGATCCAAAAAATATTAAGTCTTTTTCTGATTTAGAAAATGCAGTCAAAAAACTGGACAAAGAAAAAAAATCTTTAGGCATTGATGCTGTTTTTGCTTTTCCTGCTAAAGAAACTTGGGTAACTGGGCTTCACCTATCTAATGTATTTTTAGCGCCTGAATTTGATTCAAATGTTGTAAACGCATTTAATGCAAAAACCGTTGAATTTAAGTACGGCGATGCAATGAAAAAATTAATTGATTTACAAAATAAATATTCTGTGCAGCCTACTGTAAGTCTAGATTATTCGCAGCAAGTGGAAGAATTATTTTCTACGGGACGTGTAGCGATCATTCAACAGGGGAACTGGGTATATAACTCAATCGCAGATATCGATCCAGAATTAGCAGAGAAAAATATCGGCATTTTGCCAATACCAATTGAAGGATATAAAGAGGATGTCATTCCAGTCGGTGTTCCGATGTATTGGGCAGTAAACAAAAATAAAGATGAAAAAGTAGTAAAAGAATCGAAAAAATTCTTAGATTGGTTATACACATCTGATGAAGGAAAAGAAATTGTTTTGAATGAATTTAAATTTATTCCGGCGTATGATGGATATGATTCTTCGGAAATTTCTGACCCACTATCTAAAGAAATTTATGATTATGCTCAACAAGGAAAAACGATTGGTTGGGTATTCATGGGATATCCAACAGGATGGGGCATGGATAAGTTAGGTGTAAATATCCAAAAATATGTAAGCGGAAAGATGAAATGGGATGAATTAATTGCAAATTCTAAAAAAGAATGGGAAGAAGCAAGAAATAAATAA
- a CDS encoding carbohydrate ABC transporter permease → MRKQPLWYWLFLAPVLIALTVVVIIPFFFGLYYSFTNWNGIQSTEFVGFKHYINVFQDKEFLHSLWFTTKFSIASVLFINLFGLTLALIVTQKIKTYKILRTIFFMPNLIGGLILGFIWQFIFIKVFANVGNYLHIESLKGWLSTPETGFWGLVILISWQMAGYIMVIYIAYLESIPQELLEAAEIDGANRFQRFRHITFPLVAPAFTVSLFLTLSNSFKLYDQNLSLTGGGPYNSTQMIAMEIFKTAFSENQMAYAQSKAVIFFVIVAVISLTQVYFNKKREVEM, encoded by the coding sequence ATGAGAAAACAACCATTATGGTACTGGCTGTTCTTGGCTCCAGTTCTTATAGCGCTAACCGTTGTTGTAATCATACCGTTTTTTTTTGGTTTATACTACTCTTTCACTAATTGGAATGGGATTCAAAGTACTGAATTTGTAGGATTTAAGCATTATATAAATGTTTTTCAAGACAAGGAATTTTTACACTCCCTTTGGTTTACAACCAAGTTTTCTATTGCGTCTGTGCTCTTTATTAATTTGTTTGGATTGACTCTTGCGTTAATTGTCACTCAAAAAATAAAAACGTATAAAATTCTTCGAACGATCTTTTTTATGCCGAATTTAATAGGAGGTTTAATACTCGGTTTTATTTGGCAATTCATTTTTATTAAAGTGTTTGCTAATGTAGGAAATTACCTGCACATAGAAAGTTTAAAAGGCTGGTTATCGACACCAGAAACAGGTTTTTGGGGACTTGTTATTTTAATAAGCTGGCAAATGGCAGGCTACATTATGGTTATTTATATTGCATATTTAGAAAGCATCCCGCAAGAGTTATTAGAAGCTGCCGAGATCGATGGAGCTAATCGCTTCCAACGTTTTCGCCATATTACTTTTCCGCTTGTAGCGCCAGCTTTTACCGTAAGTTTATTTTTAACATTATCCAACTCTTTTAAACTGTATGACCAGAACTTATCTTTAACAGGCGGAGGCCCTTATAACTCCACACAGATGATCGCAATGGAGATTTTTAAAACAGCATTTAGCGAAAACCAAATGGCTTATGCGCAATCAAAAGCGGTGATATTTTTTGTGATTGTTGCCGTAATTTCCTTGACTCAAGTGTATTTCAATAAAAAAAGGGAAGTGGAGATGTAA
- a CDS encoding AraC family transcriptional regulator: protein MEYITFSFPPFPIFIKGAESVFPKGQKHFRRTFSVFDLLYVKKGCLYMTEENKEFAVKEGEYLILIPGREHYGHYPCTEETQLVWLHFTIEGGYDIVPKQSLSWQNVIEREATYVESVQYRFWIRQYAKVKQRERIEQLLQQLVELNEERDPDRSLKQLLYFVEFIWQLQKQELHIPSASEKVCAEAVAYIERHYAEPITIQQLAQSLRFHPDYITRCMQKTIGMSFVQYLNYYRLSKAKKWLAETNETIEAIAKRAGIEDGAYFSRLFKKIEGVTPTEYRRTVHRM from the coding sequence ATGGAATACATAACATTTTCTTTTCCGCCGTTTCCGATTTTTATTAAAGGGGCAGAAAGCGTATTTCCAAAAGGACAAAAACATTTTCGACGGACGTTTTCTGTGTTTGATTTGTTATATGTGAAAAAGGGATGCTTATATATGACAGAAGAAAACAAGGAATTTGCTGTAAAAGAAGGAGAATATCTTATTCTTATTCCGGGAAGAGAGCATTACGGGCATTATCCTTGCACGGAAGAAACACAACTAGTTTGGCTTCATTTTACGATCGAAGGAGGATATGACATTGTTCCAAAACAGTCGTTAAGCTGGCAAAATGTCATTGAGAGGGAAGCAACATATGTCGAGTCGGTTCAATATCGTTTTTGGATACGGCAATATGCGAAAGTAAAGCAAAGGGAACGCATCGAACAATTGCTTCAACAATTAGTCGAGCTGAATGAGGAAAGAGATCCAGATCGTTCATTAAAGCAATTACTCTATTTTGTTGAATTCATTTGGCAATTGCAAAAACAGGAGCTGCATATTCCAAGCGCTTCTGAAAAAGTGTGTGCCGAAGCGGTTGCTTACATCGAACGGCATTATGCTGAACCGATTACGATTCAGCAGCTCGCCCAATCATTACGATTTCATCCTGACTACATTACCCGTTGCATGCAAAAAACAATTGGCATGAGTTTTGTGCAATATTTGAATTATTATCGCTTGTCAAAAGCAAAAAAATGGTTGGCAGAAACGAATGAAACGATTGAAGCGATTGCCAAGAGAGCAGGAATTGAAGATGGCGCCTATTTTTCAAGACTATTCAAAAAAATAGAAGGAGTTACACCGACAGAATATCGCCGTACTGTGCATCGGATGTAA
- the asnB gene encoding asparagine synthase (glutamine-hydrolyzing) yields the protein MCGITGWVDFQRDLRMEKEIISKMTETLAKRGPDDTNAWFSEHAAFGHKRLIVVDPAGGKQPMTRMKNGYRYTVCYNGELYNTEDIRKELLKKGYTFQGHSDTEVLLNAYIEWKEHCVDYFNGIFAFAIWDEQREQLFLARDRLGVKPLFYRHVHDSLLFGSEMKAILAHPEVKAEVDYEGLAEVFGLGPSRTPGHGVFRGMKELRPAHALTFSRKGIKVWRYWNVQSDVHRDSFGETVEKLRFLLIDAVTRQLVSDVPVCTFLSGGVDSSSITAIAAMAFEKEGKGRLHTYSIDYEGNDQYFKANDFQPNADAPWIELMSKTFQTVHHHCVISQEDLFHHLQEAVIVRDVPGMADVDSSLLWFCKEIRKDFVVSLSGECADEIFGGYPWFHRPDDLARNGFPWMRSTEARMDLLKEDWRKKLQLDEYVQKRFGETIAEVPRLEGESAEDAKRRELFYLNMIWFMTTLLDRKDRMSMGASLEVRVPFADHRLVEYVWNIPWEMKMYGNREKGILRKALEGILPEEVLYRKKSPYPKTHHPLYTKLVKNWVKELLHDRSSILYEFFDAKKLEELVETEGKSFQAPWFGQLMTGPQLLAYLGQVHVWFQKYGITIKE from the coding sequence ATGTGTGGTATCACCGGTTGGGTTGATTTTCAACGCGACTTGCGAATGGAAAAAGAGATTATCTCTAAAATGACAGAAACATTAGCGAAACGTGGACCTGACGATACGAATGCTTGGTTTAGCGAACATGCCGCATTTGGGCATAAGCGGCTTATCGTGGTCGACCCAGCAGGCGGCAAACAGCCGATGACAAGAATGAAAAATGGGTATCGTTATACCGTTTGTTATAACGGAGAATTATATAATACAGAAGACATTCGTAAAGAACTATTAAAAAAGGGGTATACATTCCAAGGGCATTCGGATACGGAAGTATTATTAAACGCTTATATAGAGTGGAAAGAGCACTGTGTTGATTATTTTAACGGAATTTTTGCTTTTGCGATTTGGGATGAACAGCGCGAACAGCTATTTTTAGCGCGGGACCGACTTGGCGTGAAGCCGCTTTTTTATCGGCATGTCCATGATAGTCTTTTGTTTGGCTCAGAAATGAAAGCAATTTTGGCACATCCGGAAGTAAAAGCAGAAGTGGACTATGAAGGGTTAGCAGAAGTGTTTGGATTAGGTCCGTCACGGACACCAGGGCATGGCGTGTTTCGCGGAATGAAAGAATTGCGCCCAGCGCATGCTCTAACGTTTTCCCGTAAAGGAATAAAAGTATGGCGTTACTGGAATGTTCAAAGCGATGTGCATAGAGATTCGTTCGGTGAAACGGTAGAAAAACTCCGTTTTCTTCTTATCGATGCTGTTACGCGCCAACTTGTTTCTGATGTGCCTGTTTGTACGTTTTTATCAGGAGGGGTTGATTCCAGTTCCATTACTGCCATTGCCGCAATGGCGTTTGAAAAGGAAGGAAAAGGGCGACTTCATACGTATTCGATTGATTATGAAGGGAACGACCAATATTTCAAAGCAAATGATTTTCAGCCAAATGCCGATGCGCCTTGGATTGAACTAATGTCAAAAACATTCCAAACCGTCCATCATCATTGTGTCATTAGTCAGGAAGATTTGTTTCATCATTTACAGGAAGCGGTGATCGTCCGTGATGTCCCAGGCATGGCGGATGTGGACTCTTCGTTGCTATGGTTTTGCAAAGAAATAAGAAAAGATTTTGTCGTTAGTTTATCCGGGGAATGTGCGGACGAAATTTTTGGCGGCTACCCATGGTTTCACCGTCCTGACGATTTAGCGCGGAACGGATTCCCTTGGATGCGTTCGACAGAGGCACGGATGGATTTATTAAAAGAAGATTGGAGAAAGAAATTGCAGCTGGATGAATATGTACAAAAGCGCTTTGGTGAAACGATCGCGGAGGTTCCAAGACTGGAAGGGGAAAGTGCGGAAGATGCGAAGCGGCGCGAATTGTTTTATTTGAACATGATTTGGTTTATGACAACGCTTTTGGATCGAAAAGACCGCATGAGTATGGGCGCGAGTTTGGAAGTTCGCGTGCCGTTTGCCGATCATCGGTTAGTAGAATATGTTTGGAATATTCCTTGGGAGATGAAAATGTACGGCAACCGCGAAAAAGGCATTTTGCGCAAGGCATTGGAAGGAATTTTACCAGAGGAAGTGTTATATCGCAAAAAAAGCCCGTATCCGAAAACCCACCATCCGCTTTATACGAAGCTAGTAAAAAATTGGGTAAAAGAATTATTGCACGACCGCTCATCGATTCTTTATGAATTTTTTGATGCGAAAAAATTAGAAGAGTTAGTGGAAACAGAAGGAAAATCATTCCAAGCGCCTTGGTTTGGACAGTTAATGACAGGACCACAACTATTGGCGTATCTTGGCCAAGTGCATGTTTGGTTCCAAAAATACGGCATTACCATAAAAGAATAA
- a CDS encoding EAL domain-containing protein codes for MNMYRLHCHNTEELYDFIAQHHLAQYEHIFVQVAANKVDQLELRKMIGLLQRYLPQAQLFGVTYGEHFGFDDKFFICFTVFEKVSVHSVLLSYEEFANELELVTYISDTLITEETNLLLLFTDQNSNLHSLIRHIPLANEKTVVIAGRINEGERLFSHEGFVTGGMLAISFNGSAFRVQSSHPFLWEPVGTAFRITKCSGNKLYELDGKKAIKLLQRYLGKEFIDRLPFSGAEFPFIIEKNGHKECLSIVKANEDGSIELNGYVHQGEKVKFSYVHLTSLVWTISDELNKLTKKYTEAIFFYRSIAVQGYAYPVLEQITTTLEQVAPTFTPFIFVELVIKDRDIRSATFSMIALSEGNQNGENSSASVSLSIPEMFQGVMTLANLMSTSSREMERLRVHVQISQSLFEHNTDIVYSTDLHGNFTNVNPAFEKILGYTKEEILHTNALKYMHPNDVPRVSRHFYRALRGKIQYYNLEIPTKSGETLLFQIKNVPIIVDGKKVGIYGIGRDITEQKKAEEKISYLAYYDPDTHLPNRTKFMEIIDEQLEKAKQKNRKLAVVFIDLDRFKLVNDSIGHYAGDEILKQVVQRIQHVLPAGAYLGRFHGDKFCLLLTERTDSEGVFKTAAHISKEVMKPIVYENKEFFITISIGISFYPNDGVDKHSLLKNADIALNRAKQSGGNRIQFYSAKMNEETLYRLEMERYLRKALENQEFFLCYQPIIDIHKGVIVGNEALIRWRHPKLGLVRPNEFISLAEETGLIHEIGRWVLVTACKQTKKWQQLWNQQLFVSVNVSARQFQHEGFIDDVKQALEQSQLSPNCLHLELTENSMLRNLHYSIQVMKELQQLGVGIAIDDFGSGYASFSYLKNLPVNILKIDRSFVEQMHTNSSDIAIVKAIITMGHGLGLKTVAEGVETVEQLELLKMLHCHHAQGYALYRPVTAEELSTYMTVSHK; via the coding sequence ATGAACATGTACCGTCTACATTGTCATAATACAGAAGAATTGTATGACTTTATCGCACAGCACCACCTTGCCCAATATGAACATATTTTTGTACAAGTTGCAGCCAATAAAGTCGATCAGCTTGAACTTCGGAAAATGATTGGGTTGCTTCAGCGTTATCTTCCACAAGCGCAGCTATTTGGCGTCACATACGGCGAACATTTTGGTTTCGATGACAAATTTTTTATATGTTTTACTGTGTTCGAAAAAGTTAGCGTTCACTCTGTTTTATTATCATACGAAGAATTTGCAAATGAACTTGAGCTTGTAACATATATTTCGGATACGCTTATAACGGAAGAAACAAATCTTCTTCTTTTATTTACTGACCAGAATAGCAATCTTCATTCCCTTATTCGCCATATACCACTAGCAAATGAAAAAACGGTTGTGATTGCCGGGCGAATTAATGAAGGAGAGCGTTTGTTTTCGCATGAAGGATTTGTCACTGGCGGTATGCTGGCAATTAGTTTTAACGGTTCTGCTTTTCGTGTTCAATCATCACATCCGTTTTTATGGGAACCAGTTGGCACTGCTTTTCGAATAACGAAATGCAGCGGAAATAAGTTATACGAGCTTGATGGAAAAAAAGCAATAAAATTGCTGCAACGTTATTTAGGAAAGGAATTTATCGATCGATTGCCTTTTTCAGGAGCGGAATTTCCGTTCATTATTGAGAAAAATGGCCATAAAGAATGTTTATCCATCGTGAAAGCAAATGAGGATGGTTCTATTGAACTAAACGGTTACGTCCATCAAGGGGAGAAGGTTAAGTTTAGCTACGTTCATTTAACGTCATTGGTTTGGACTATATCCGATGAATTAAACAAATTGACGAAAAAATACACGGAAGCGATTTTTTTCTATCGCAGCATCGCCGTACAAGGCTATGCATATCCAGTGCTAGAGCAAATAACGACAACGCTGGAGCAAGTTGCTCCTACTTTTACGCCATTTATATTTGTAGAACTGGTGATCAAGGATAGAGATATACGTTCAGCCACTTTTAGCATGATTGCGTTATCGGAGGGAAATCAGAACGGAGAGAATAGCAGTGCTTCCGTTTCTTTATCTATTCCTGAGATGTTTCAAGGGGTGATGACGCTAGCGAATTTAATGTCCACCTCCTCTCGAGAAATGGAGAGGCTTCGCGTTCATGTACAAATATCACAATCACTTTTTGAACATAATACAGATATTGTATATTCTACTGATTTACATGGGAATTTTACGAACGTGAATCCCGCTTTCGAGAAAATTCTAGGTTACACAAAAGAGGAAATTTTACATACGAACGCTTTAAAATACATGCATCCGAATGATGTACCTCGTGTTAGCAGACATTTTTATCGAGCTTTGCGTGGAAAAATTCAATATTATAATTTGGAGATTCCTACAAAATCAGGGGAAACATTATTATTCCAAATTAAAAACGTTCCAATTATCGTTGATGGGAAAAAAGTAGGCATTTACGGGATTGGAAGAGATATTACCGAACAAAAAAAAGCGGAAGAAAAAATTTCATATTTAGCGTATTATGACCCGGATACCCATCTTCCAAACCGGACAAAGTTTATGGAAATCATCGATGAACAGTTAGAAAAGGCGAAGCAAAAAAATAGGAAGCTAGCAGTCGTATTCATCGATTTAGACCGTTTTAAGCTAGTTAACGATAGTATAGGGCATTATGCGGGAGATGAAATTTTAAAACAAGTCGTTCAGCGCATTCAGCATGTTTTGCCAGCTGGAGCGTATTTAGGAAGGTTTCATGGGGATAAGTTTTGTTTACTTTTAACAGAGCGCACCGATTCAGAAGGAGTGTTTAAAACAGCAGCGCACATTTCAAAAGAAGTGATGAAGCCGATTGTATATGAAAACAAAGAATTTTTTATCACTATAAGTATTGGAATCAGCTTCTATCCAAACGATGGTGTGGATAAACATTCATTGCTCAAAAATGCTGATATCGCCCTAAATAGAGCAAAACAGAGTGGGGGAAATCGAATACAATTTTATTCTGCAAAAATGAATGAAGAAACGTTATACCGTTTAGAGATGGAGAGATATTTGCGAAAAGCACTGGAAAATCAAGAATTTTTTCTATGCTATCAGCCGATTATTGATATACATAAAGGTGTTATTGTCGGAAACGAAGCGTTAATTCGTTGGCGCCATCCAAAGCTAGGACTTGTTAGACCGAATGAATTTATTTCACTAGCAGAAGAGACGGGGCTCATTCATGAAATTGGAAGATGGGTATTAGTAACGGCTTGCAAACAAACAAAAAAATGGCAGCAATTATGGAATCAACAACTCTTCGTTTCTGTGAATGTGTCGGCGAGACAATTTCAGCATGAAGGCTTTATTGATGATGTAAAACAGGCGCTAGAGCAATCGCAGCTCTCCCCAAATTGCTTACATTTAGAATTAACGGAGAACTCTATGCTTCGTAATCTTCATTACAGTATTCAAGTAATGAAAGAATTACAGCAGCTCGGTGTCGGTATTGCTATTGATGATTTTGGAAGTGGATACGCTTCTTTTAGTTATTTAAAAAATTTACCAGTAAACATATTAAAAATTGATCGTTCATTTGTTGAGCAAATGCATACAAATTCTTCGGATATCGCGATCGTAAAGGCAATTATTACGATGGGGCACGGATTAGGACTAAAAACAGTAGCCGAAGGGGTGGAAACGGTCGAGCAGCTGGAATTGTTAAAAATGCTGCATTGCCATCACGCACAAGGATATGCATTGTATCGTCCGGTAACCGCAGAAGAATTGTCAACATATATGACGGTAAGCCACAAATAG
- a CDS encoding YisL family protein, giving the protein MTHAHITSWLITVILFFIAVSLQRSGASKAKIVQMALRLFYIFTVITGGLLLHSIASISILYIIKAIVGLWLIGAMEMVLSGMKKGKNTNVAWIQWIVAFVLVLFLGFMLPLGFDLF; this is encoded by the coding sequence ATGACACATGCACATATTACAAGTTGGTTAATCACCGTTATATTGTTTTTTATCGCCGTTTCATTGCAACGCTCGGGGGCTTCGAAAGCAAAAATTGTACAAATGGCACTTCGTTTGTTTTACATCTTCACCGTGATAACAGGGGGGCTTTTATTACATAGCATTGCTTCGATTTCCATATTATACATCATCAAAGCTATTGTTGGCCTATGGTTAATCGGGGCAATGGAGATGGTTTTAAGCGGCATGAAAAAAGGAAAAAATACGAATGTTGCATGGATTCAATGGATCGTCGCATTCGTGCTCGTTCTATTTTTAGGATTCATGTTACCGCTGGGGTTTGATCTCTTTTGA
- a CDS encoding DUF2777 domain-containing protein produces the protein MNIEHRLQCINEQKRAYIQGTIEFVNGEWIFFDEEDEEASLLEEMTEGNIEIFRHGHWMCGQLQKDGMVDIGIEVFPLQSGEHVRFRKRLPYAYQQWLESLSDKTFFHFVQWLNELGFSLYDCLYCYNGLLFKKYSGVNFIIYDNTEFISNVQHYYERGDTYKDRFEITFNTGKRFICAHIG, from the coding sequence GTGAACATCGAACATCGTCTTCAATGCATAAATGAACAAAAACGCGCTTATATACAAGGAACGATTGAATTCGTAAACGGCGAGTGGATCTTTTTTGATGAAGAAGATGAGGAAGCATCATTACTTGAGGAAATGACAGAAGGAAATATAGAGATTTTCCGCCATGGTCATTGGATGTGCGGCCAATTACAAAAAGACGGGATGGTCGATATAGGGATCGAAGTTTTCCCGCTTCAAAGCGGCGAACACGTCCGTTTTCGAAAGCGGCTTCCATACGCTTATCAACAATGGCTCGAATCGCTTTCGGATAAAACGTTTTTTCATTTTGTACAGTGGCTAAATGAACTCGGCTTTTCTTTATACGATTGTTTATACTGCTATAATGGATTGTTATTTAAAAAATATTCTGGTGTTAATTTTATTATTTATGATAATACTGAATTCATTAGCAACGTCCAACATTACTATGAGCGTGGAGATACATATAAAGACCGCTTTGAAATCACATTTAATACCGGAAAACGGTTTATTTGCGCGCACATCGGATAA
- a CDS encoding MATE family efflux transporter, translated as MNTDQKKLSLFALTWPIFIETLLYMVMGNADTLMLSQYSDHSVAAVGVANQIIAVIIVMFNFIALATAVLVAQYLGAERKQHAVEVSLISIAVNFLFGLVLSSVLFFFGKPILYTMKLSNHLLTEANDYLMIVGGFLFIQALIMTIGAILKSYGFTRETMYVTIGMNILNVIGNYLFIFGPFDFPVLGVKGVAISTTVSRLIGLIVIFSLLLKRTKMPFSLSVLRSLPFHHIRDLLKIGIPSAGEHLAYNTAQMLITYFITWLGAEALTTRVYTQNIMMFVFLFGIAISQGTQILVGHLVGAGRYTEAYTRCLKSLRSAIVISITMASISFIFSRQLLSLFTDNEQIIETGRLLLLLTIVLEPGRSFNLVIISSLRAAGDVKFPVYMGILSMWGVSVAISYFLGIEAGLGLIGVWISFIADEWLRGLLMLWRWRSKVWMRKSLIPSIETA; from the coding sequence ATGAACACCGATCAGAAAAAGCTTTCCTTATTTGCGCTGACATGGCCGATTTTTATTGAAACGCTATTATATATGGTCATGGGAAATGCCGATACATTGATGCTAAGCCAGTATTCGGATCACTCTGTTGCCGCTGTCGGCGTAGCGAATCAAATTATTGCTGTGATTATTGTCATGTTTAATTTTATTGCCTTAGCCACTGCCGTCTTAGTGGCGCAATATTTGGGGGCTGAAAGAAAGCAGCATGCAGTGGAAGTTTCGCTCATCTCTATCGCTGTTAACTTTTTGTTCGGCCTTGTACTTAGCAGTGTGCTATTCTTTTTCGGAAAGCCAATTTTATATACGATGAAACTATCGAACCATTTGCTTACAGAGGCGAACGACTATTTAATGATCGTCGGCGGATTTTTATTTATTCAAGCGCTCATTATGACCATTGGAGCTATATTAAAAAGCTATGGTTTTACCCGTGAAACGATGTACGTAACCATCGGCATGAACATACTGAATGTGATTGGCAACTACTTATTTATTTTTGGACCGTTCGATTTTCCAGTATTAGGAGTAAAAGGGGTGGCAATCTCGACAACCGTCAGCCGTCTCATCGGATTGATCGTTATCTTTTCTTTATTATTGAAACGGACAAAAATGCCATTTTCATTATCCGTTCTTCGTTCTTTGCCATTTCATCATATCCGGGATCTATTGAAAATCGGAATTCCATCCGCTGGAGAACACTTGGCGTACAATACGGCGCAAATGCTTATTACGTATTTTATTACTTGGCTTGGAGCAGAAGCGTTGACAACGAGAGTATATACGCAAAATATTATGATGTTTGTTTTTTTATTTGGCATTGCGATAAGTCAAGGGACGCAAATTCTTGTCGGCCATCTCGTCGGGGCCGGACGCTATACAGAAGCATATACACGTTGTTTAAAAAGTTTGCGCAGCGCCATCGTCATCTCGATCACGATGGCATCGATTAGTTTCATTTTCTCAAGACAGCTGCTTTCATTGTTTACAGATAATGAACAAATTATCGAAACAGGCCGATTGCTTCTCTTATTGACAATAGTATTAGAGCCCGGACGTTCGTTTAATCTCGTTATCATTAGTTCACTGCGGGCAGCTGGAGATGTTAAATTTCCAGTATATATGGGGATATTGTCCATGTGGGGCGTTAGTGTTGCCATTTCCTATTTTCTCGGTATTGAGGCTGGTTTAGGACTGATTGGGGTATGGATTTCCTTTATTGCTGATGAATGGCTGCGTGGATTGCTGATGTTATGGCGTTGGCGTTCGAAAGTGTGGATGAGAAAATCACTTATACCAAGCATAGAAACTGCATAG
- a CDS encoding carbohydrate ABC transporter permease produces the protein MRRAQKYVVEILGVILALVWLAPFYLMIVNSFKTKREIFTDTLRLPETFTFENYVEAFQELDFVKTFFNSLLITIVSVSIIIIFSSMAAYALSRRKGKMSSLLFFIFVGAMLIPFQSVMIPLIYIFGQMDMLNRIGLIFMYLGFGCSLSIFLYHGTLNGIPKSLDEAAIIDGANRFQVFWHIIFPMLKPITVTVAILNTIWIWNDYLLPSLVINKEGMHTIPLKMFFFFGEYTKQWHLALAGLTIAILPVIIGYFFAQKQIIKGVSEGAVK, from the coding sequence ATGAGGAGAGCACAGAAGTACGTTGTTGAAATCCTCGGGGTTATTTTAGCTCTAGTTTGGCTAGCTCCGTTTTATTTAATGATTGTAAACTCTTTCAAGACAAAGAGAGAAATATTTACAGATACTTTGCGATTACCTGAAACATTTACATTTGAAAATTATGTTGAAGCTTTTCAAGAGCTGGATTTTGTGAAAACTTTTTTTAATTCCTTGCTCATTACCATTGTCAGTGTCAGCATCATCATTATATTTTCATCCATGGCAGCTTATGCGCTTTCAAGACGAAAGGGAAAAATGAGTTCTTTATTATTTTTCATCTTTGTTGGAGCGATGCTCATTCCATTTCAGTCCGTCATGATCCCTTTGATTTATATTTTTGGGCAGATGGATATGTTAAATAGAATTGGATTAATATTCATGTATTTAGGGTTTGGATGCAGTCTTTCTATCTTCCTTTATCATGGGACATTAAATGGCATTCCAAAGTCATTAGATGAAGCGGCAATCATAGATGGGGCTAATCGTTTTCAAGTGTTTTGGCATATTATATTTCCGATGCTTAAACCGATCACTGTTACCGTTGCAATCCTAAATACCATTTGGATATGGAACGATTATTTGTTGCCTTCGCTTGTGATCAATAAAGAAGGAATGCATACGATCCCTCTAAAAATGTTCTTCTTCTTTGGAGAATACACGAAACAATGGCATTTGGCTCTTGCGGGGTTAACAATTGCAATCCTTCCAGTCATTATTGGATATTTCTTTGCGCAAAAACA